A stretch of Blautia liquoris DNA encodes these proteins:
- the yqeC gene encoding selenium cofactor biosynthesis protein YqeC has product MLLREKTGIRKPFVWSFVGAGGKTTGIFCIAEYLQRKGFRVLVTTTTHMAKPDGNNFVSGECVDDIRRKLDERGFCVAGISVTERKIKGISMETVDEVLNFADAVLIEADGSARLPFKIPASYEPVIYPKTDRILVTEGLSALARPVSEICHRKELFCELTGLSSQDLLDEEKMAEGIVKGYLCRMREEFPDISLAVILNQADDKTREAAGEKVAENVISLWNRHKNVPQVLVYPLSWRRIRENKEDLDWLFI; this is encoded by the coding sequence ATGCTATTGAGAGAAAAGACAGGTATAAGAAAACCCTTTGTCTGGTCTTTTGTAGGAGCAGGCGGGAAAACGACAGGGATTTTTTGTATAGCAGAATATCTTCAGAGGAAGGGCTTTCGTGTGCTTGTGACTACAACCACACATATGGCGAAACCTGATGGGAACAACTTTGTATCAGGGGAGTGTGTGGATGATATTAGAAGAAAGCTGGATGAGAGAGGTTTTTGTGTTGCTGGTATCTCTGTCACTGAAAGGAAGATAAAGGGAATCTCCATGGAAACGGTGGATGAAGTTCTTAATTTTGCCGATGCTGTTCTGATAGAAGCCGATGGTTCAGCTCGTCTGCCCTTTAAGATACCCGCGTCATACGAACCAGTTATCTATCCGAAGACGGACAGGATTCTGGTTACAGAAGGCTTAAGTGCTCTTGCCCGTCCGGTCAGTGAAATTTGTCATAGAAAAGAGTTGTTCTGCGAACTGACAGGTCTTTCTTCCCAGGACCTGTTAGATGAAGAAAAGATGGCAGAGGGAATTGTAAAAGGATATCTGTGCAGGATGAGAGAGGAATTTCCGGATATATCCCTTGCGGTGATTCTAAATCAGGCAGATGATAAGACAAGAGAAGCTGCCGGCGAGAAAGTAGCAGAGAACGTAATCAGTCTGTGGAACCGACACAAGAATGTACCGCAGGTTTTGGTGTATCCTTTGTCATGGAGGCGGATCAGAGAGAATAAGGAGGATTTGGATTGGCTGTTCATATGA
- a CDS encoding nucleotidyltransferase family protein — MAVHMIVLAAGFSKRYGKNKLLTVFQGKPLYLHVIDHLSKIKKIKSEKTTLTVVTQYQEIVREMEKRKISVVCNNHSADGISSSLQMGLNFVLRNLSDGKEDNEKEYFCFFVGDQPYLQHETIELFLEGYLMSKKGIGCPRGGDRNGNPVIFSNKYIDELMALKGDVGGKKVLRSHKEDVYFYDVINKKELFDIDRPENHL, encoded by the coding sequence TTGGCTGTTCATATGATTGTCCTCGCAGCAGGTTTCTCAAAGAGATACGGAAAAAACAAACTGCTGACAGTTTTTCAGGGAAAGCCTTTATATCTGCATGTGATTGATCACCTGTCCAAAATTAAAAAAATAAAAAGTGAAAAAACTACACTTACCGTGGTGACCCAATATCAGGAAATTGTTCGGGAAATGGAAAAAAGAAAGATTTCAGTTGTCTGCAATAACCACAGTGCTGATGGAATTTCCTCTTCACTGCAGATGGGGCTTAATTTTGTTCTGAGGAATCTCTCTGATGGGAAAGAAGATAACGAAAAAGAGTATTTTTGTTTTTTTGTCGGAGATCAGCCTTATCTACAGCACGAAACGATAGAGCTATTTCTGGAAGGGTATCTGATGAGTAAGAAAGGCATAGGCTGTCCAAGAGGTGGGGATAGAAATGGAAATCCGGTGATATTTTCAAACAAATATATCGATGAATTGATGGCTCTCAAGGGGGATGTAGGTGGAAAAAAAGTACTCAGATCACACAAAGAGGATGTGTACTTTTATGATGTGATAAATAAGAAAGAATTGTTCGATATCGATCGACCCGAAAATCACTTATGA
- a CDS encoding aminotransferase class V-fold PLP-dependent enzyme → MIYLDSAATSFYRPPQVAEAVAQAIRHMGNSSRGAYEISLETSRIIYQTRCLIDELFSGEGPEQTAFTMNSTESLNTAIKGLLSPGDTAVTTVLEHNSVLRPLYEMEERGVKLEIIGCDNHGVLDYKAMKEAIERRPKLAVCTHASNLCGNLTDIRRIGSWCAKSKVLFVVDASQTAGIFPIDMQKDHIDVLCFTGHKSLMGPQGTGGLCVKKDVQIRPLLSGGSGIQTYSKTHPNEMPAALEAGTMNGHGIAGLQAALLYLKEQKTDMLREKEQDLAWDFYSQVKKIPDVHIYGDFSSKNRAPIVTLNLGDEDSGAVSDFLAEECEIYTRSGGHCAPLLHQRFRTEDQGSVRFSFSHYNTQADVDAAVKGLRCY, encoded by the coding sequence ATGATCTATCTTGACAGTGCGGCCACCAGTTTCTATCGTCCGCCACAGGTTGCAGAGGCGGTTGCACAAGCAATCAGACATATGGGAAACAGTTCAAGAGGGGCTTATGAAATTTCACTGGAGACATCTCGCATCATCTATCAGACACGTTGCCTGATAGATGAGCTTTTTAGCGGAGAAGGTCCGGAGCAGACTGCTTTTACGATGAATTCTACAGAAAGCCTGAATACAGCGATTAAGGGGCTTCTGTCTCCAGGTGATACAGCTGTCACTACAGTCCTTGAACACAACAGTGTTCTGCGGCCGCTGTATGAGATGGAAGAGCGCGGGGTGAAACTCGAAATCATCGGATGTGACAATCATGGAGTGCTTGACTATAAGGCAATGAAAGAGGCCATAGAAAGAAGGCCGAAACTGGCAGTGTGTACCCATGCGTCGAATCTTTGCGGTAATCTGACAGATATCAGGCGAATAGGTTCGTGGTGTGCTAAAAGCAAAGTTCTGTTCGTTGTAGATGCATCTCAGACAGCTGGCATCTTTCCGATCGATATGCAAAAGGACCATATTGATGTCCTATGTTTTACCGGACATAAGAGCCTGATGGGGCCGCAGGGAACTGGCGGACTTTGCGTTAAGAAAGATGTTCAGATACGACCTCTTTTAAGTGGGGGAAGCGGGATACAGACCTATTCAAAAACACATCCAAACGAAATGCCGGCGGCGCTAGAGGCAGGAACGATGAATGGACATGGGATTGCAGGACTTCAGGCTGCACTTTTATATCTGAAGGAGCAAAAGACTGATATGTTGAGGGAAAAAGAACAAGATCTTGCATGGGATTTTTACAGTCAGGTCAAAAAGATACCGGATGTCCACATCTATGGTGATTTTTCTTCAAAGAATCGTGCACCAATTGTGACATTGAATCTTGGCGATGAAGATTCTGGTGCGGTGAGTGATTTTCTGGCTGAAGAATGTGAGATATATACAAGAAGCGGGGGTCACTGTGCACCTTTGCTTCACCAGAGATTTCGGACAGAGGATCAGGGGAGTGTGAGATTCAGTTTTTCACATTATAATACACAGGCGGATGTTGACGCGGCAGTGAAAGGACTCAGATGCTATTGA